A genome region from Myripristis murdjan chromosome 16, fMyrMur1.1, whole genome shotgun sequence includes the following:
- the LOC115374150 gene encoding myelin-associated glycoprotein-like, which yields MPGAVKVILLCCLLQGILCQDWTASMPQSIEGLGGSCVIIPCNFHLPMSWESALDNTCKAIWKRGSWSRIQVFDSSLTGANANVNIVQGNLTGNLLEKDCTTIFHNLPSNHYDDYYFRLECDNSLKFNFRDSVKIIMRDSLSKPTITPSRVEVEEGSSVKLSCSAPTPCPILPPSLTWTPGVGESEEQLENKAMTSVVNFTASPLHHRQKITCAALYKRQAGTDLLFEKSLTISVFYPPNNTSVSLPGPVLEDDSVTLTCSSNANPSVDSYTWYRVDGDQVTAVGSRKRFTTKASEDNSHFYCEARNMYGTQNSSVIQIDVEFSPKNTTVSVDPSGPVLEGNSVTLTCNSHANPAVTNYTWYRVDGEDEDMSESGPTLVIDRADPSHSGEYYCEAKNDHGEEKSTAFQLDVQYPPKNTSLSVDPPVSVPEGSAVTLTCHSTGNPAVQNFTWYRVSDGEKEVIGSERELTFNTTRLSADEYYCEAQNDHGAENSEHASIDVTFSSEILPSSQCVRVLSQIRCTCDSQGNPRPSLVWELAGELLNHSADIPIREVPLGSTGMRSLITLRRVGDDIPTLVCLSSNSMGSDSLAFNVSSAEPPIGFHTMSLLIGSVAGAVGMMLVCVFLQLIVHKRRKGHLSPERQGVDTSDILVTNETNSSHVETIYANKAMMEAEGGGEEHALHYANVDFAKLQARAKGQPGEGEIRGLASKTAEYAEIRLHSRESIGEKEKDEEAVADTDFGQEKDVSDHEGQASEETVPQP from the exons ATGCCTGGTGCTGTAAAGGTTATTCTCTTATGCTGTCTACTTCAAG GTATTTTATGCCAGGACTGGACAGCATCCATGCCCCAGAGTATAGAGGGACTGGGTGGATCCTGTGTGATCATCCCCTGCAATTTTCACCTGCCCATGTCTTGGGAATCAGCCCTAGATAACACATGTAAAGCCATATGGAAGAGAGGAAGCTGGAGCCGAATTCAGGTGTTTGACTCAAGTCTCACTGGTGCAAACGCGAACGTAAACATTGTGCAAGGAAACCTAACAGGGAACCTTCTAGAGAAAGACTGCACCACCATCTTCCACAACCTTCCATCCAACCACTATGACGACTATTACTTCAGACTTGAATGTGACAACAGCCTGAAGTTCAACTTTAGAGACAGCGTCAAGATTATAATGAGAG ATTCACTGTCAAAACCCACCATAACTCCATCCAGAGTGGAGGTCGAGGAGGGGAGCTCAGTGAAACTGAGCTGCTCTGCTCCTACGCCGTGTCCCATTCTGCCCCCAAGCCTGACATGGACACCCGGCGTGGGAGAAagtgaggagcagctggagaataAAGCCATGACCTCTGTAGTGAACTTCACAGCTTCTCCCCTCCACCACAGACAGAAGATCACCTGTGCCGCTCTCTACAAACGACAAGCCGGCACTGaccttttatttgaaaaaagtttgactatcagtgtttttt ATCCACCAAATAACACATCAGTCAGTCTCCCTGGTCCAGTACTGGAAGATGACTCAGTCACTCTGACCTGCAGTAGTAATGCAAATCCATCAGTGGACAGCTACACCTGGTACAGAGTGGACGGAGACCAGGTGACAGCTGTGGGTTCTAGGAAAAGGTTTACGACCAAGGCCTCAGAGGACAACAGCCACTTTTACTGTGAGGCCAGAAACATGTACGGGACCCAAAACTCATCCGTCATTCAGATAGATGTGGAAT TTTCCCCCAAGAACACCACAGTGAGCGTTGACCCATCTGGCCCAGTGCTGGAGGGCAACTCTGTCACTCTGACCTGTAACAGCCATGCCAACCCAGCGGTGACAAACTACACCTGGTACAGAGTCGACGGAGAAGATGAGGACATGTCAGAGTCTGGACCGACCCTAGTTATAGACCGTGCTGACCCAAGCCACAGTGGCGAATACTACTGTGAGGCAAAAAATGACCATGGAGAAGAAAAATCGACAGCATTTCAACTGGATGTTCAGT ATCCGCCCAAGAACACCTCATTGTCAGTCGATCCCCCTGTTTCGGTGCCAGAGGGCAGCGCTGTGACTCTGACCTGCCACAGCACAGGCAACCCAGCGGTGCAGAACTTCACCTGGTACCGGGTCAGCGATGGAGAAAAGGAGGTGATAGGGTCTGAGAGAGAGCTCACCTTCAACACGACAAGGCTCTCAGCCGATGAATACTACTGCGAAGCTCAGAATGACCATGGAGCCGAAAACTCAGAGCATGCCAGCATTGATGTAACAT TTTCTTCTGAgatcctcccctcctcccagtGCGTCAGGGTTTTATCCCAGATCAGATGTACCTGCGACAGCCAAGGAAACCCGCGTCCCTCCCTGGTGTGGGAATTGGCTGGAGAGCTTCTCAATCACTCTGCCGACATCCCAATCAGGGAGGTGCCTTTGGGGAGCACAGGCATGAGGAGCCTAATCACCTTGCGCCGAGTAGGTGATGACATACCCACTCTGGTCTGCCTCAGCTCCAACTCAATGGGATCTGACAGTCTGGCATTCAACGTGTCATCTGCTGAACCTCCGATAG GCTTCCATACCATGTCTCTGTTAATTGGCTCGGTGGCAGGGGCAGTGGGGATGATGCtcgtgtgtgttttcctgcagctAATCGTTCACAA GAGGAGGAAAGGTCACCTTTCACCTGAACGCCAAGGGGTGGACACTTCAGATATCTTGGTTACTAATGAG ACCAACTCTTCACATGTGGAGACGATTTATGCCAATAAAGCCATGATGGAGGCGGAGGGAGGAGGCGAGGAACATGCCCTCCACTATGCCAATGTGGACTTTGCTAAACTCCAGGCCAGAGCAAAGGGCCAGCCTGGGGAAGGGGAGATCAGAGGCTTGGCGTCCAAGACCGCCGAGTACGCAGAGATCCGCTTGCACTCCAGAGAAAGCAtcggagagaaggagaaagacgaGGAGGCGGTTGCAGACACTGATTTTGGACAGGAGAAAGACGTTAGCGACCACGAAGGTCAAGCCAGTGAGGAGACTGTGCCACAGCCGTAG
- the LOC115373541 gene encoding B-cell receptor CD22 translates to MIHKMKASTCRWLVFLAITIDFSCSSKLFETFDTHLRAKEGSCIEIRCTGDATQMRANEGNAVWYWIKNAEYHETNKNFTGTVIYSTTPKYPVSQEFEGRVEYLGSQSFGRQSQNKCGIRINNLQKTDSGNYSFRYEGAQIWMTNPRVNLTVEENPCKITFEEPPTVKESGPVTLKCSTSSSCRFRPQIKELQLSYQQDYDENLKVSRVSFMANGQDDGRTFTCQLQDKRDNCLAQSVRLTVEHSPRNTEARKSPEDVKEGDIVTLTCSTRGRPDPAFSWFKDGTEATVKINVTGAEWKINSITASESGTYYCVATNKYGTDRSATIHIDVKYAPRNSKVSRYYVVDDSVKIREPLSLTCNTEAFPEPQTYSWYHNSHHKLSHSQKDLRIDRVDREDHGCYICSATNIIGPGTNSSATCIKVLFQPTNLTLWMPSEATEGQNITISCTTESFPLAQLTLSHINSNGQFSSTTSPPDSNFVSTIKVPFEVTPDDAGRYLCKAKNSEGSDSTEKELVVKYRPKNVLVSSAEGKDGPNVREKEDLVLKCKAESNPPVTSYTWRTTAARTEELEGQKDILTLRSVTPSHSGLYSCTAHNDLGTGKSQEFEVKVMYAPKDVKIDISLLNWKSPANLSCRCHSFPAVSQYQWYKITEEESDGTWVSSGQNYTVSPDKPGMYYCTAKNQMGLQRSESQEVFLDRGFLRFLPIILFFLFGLVAVLLLGFLCRQRRNKPFQQGASNTRPCWGIFGFLVLRNGTRENLVSENGFVGPCRSRDDLLPDRRCRPQPQPCRPRPDSTPASNISTVYCTVNLPKGKQGPSQPARGQDRSTEDDAVNYASLHFGEQKKNRPAPKAKAGEEDVYAKVVKPKPRQKDAQGKHDVYENIGKARAQKQPVASNFDSDSSEEDVEINYSVVNFKAKSGNQGGHHSRTKGYSSSDEEDKTQYSEVRI, encoded by the exons ATGATTCATAAAATGAAGGCTTCAACTTGCAGATGGCTGGTGTTTCTGGCCATAACAATAG ATTTCTCCTGCTCATCAAAGCTCTTTGAAACATTTGACACACACCTGAGAGCCAAAGAAGGATCATGCATTGAAATTAGATGTACAGGCGATGCGACTCAAATGAGAGCAAATGAAGGAAATGCAGTCTGGTATTGGATAAAAAATGCGGAGTATCATGAGACAAACAAGAATTTTACTGGCACTGTCATTTACAGCACCACACCAAAATATCCTGTCAGTCAGGAGTTTGAAGGCAGAGTGGAATACCTTGGCTCTCAAAGTTTTGGCAGACAATCACAAAATAAGTGTGGTATTAGGATCAACAACCTGCAGAAAACAGACAGTGGAAACTATTCTTTCAGATATGAAGGAGCACAAATCTGGATGACTAATCCTAGGGTGAACCTTACAGTTGAAG AAAACCCATGCAAGATCACATTTGAAGAGCCACCTACAGTAAAGGAGTCCGGTCCTGTAACCCTCAAGTGTTCAACATCAAGTTCTTGCCGTTTCCGTCCACAAATTAAAGAGCTCCAACTAAGTTATCAACAGGACTATGACGAAAACCTTAAAGTCAGCAGAGTCAGCTTTATGGCTAACGGGCAGGATGATGGGAGGACGTTCACATGTCAATTGCAAGATAAGAGAGACAATTGTTTGGCTCAGAGTGTCCGTCTAACTGTGGAGC ATTCGCCTAGAAACACAGAGGCGAGGAAAAGCCCTGAGGATGTCAAGGAAGGAGACATTGTAACTCTCACTTgctccactagagggcgtccTGACCCCGCATTTTCCTGGTTTAAAGATGGAACTGAGGCCACTGTTAAAATCAATGTTACAGGAGCAGAGTGGAAAATTAATTCCATTACAGCTTCAGAGAGCGGGACGTACTACTGTGTAGCTACAAACAAGTATGGGACAGACAGATCAGCTACGATCCAcattgatgtgaaat ACGCTCCAAGGAACTCCAAGGTTTCCAGATATTATGTTGTTGATGATTCTGTGAAAATCAGGGAGCCCCTCAGTCTAACCTGCAACACTGAGGCCTTTCCTGAGCCACAGACTTACAGCTGGTACCACAACAGTCACCACAAGCTCTCACACTCTCAGAAGGACCTTCGTATTGACCGTGTAGACAGAGAAGATCATGGATGTTACATTTGCAGCGCCACCAACATCATCGGTCCAGGGACCAATAGTAGTGCTACATGCATCAAAGTACTCT TCCAACCCACCAATCTCACACTGTGGATGCCTTCTGAGGCCACTGAAGGTCAAAATATCACCATCAGCTGCACCACTGAAAGCTTCCCATTGGCACAGCTCACCTTGTCACACATCAACTCAAACGGTCAGTTCTCCTCAACGACTTCTCCACCCGACTCCAACTTTGTCAGCACAATCAAAGTCCCGTTTGAAGTAACTCCAGACGACGCAGGCCGGTACCTCTGCAAGGCCAAAAACTCTGAAGGTTCTGACAGCACAGAGAAGGAGCTGGTGGTGAAAT ATCGTCCCAAAAATGTGTTGGTTTCGTCTGCGGAAGGTAAAGATGGTCCAAATGTGCGTGAAAAAGAGGACTTGGTGCTGAAGTGCAAAGCTGAGTCAAATCCACCAGTGACGTCCTACACCTGGAGGACGACTGCAGCCAGGACAGAGGAGCTTGAGGGacaaaaagatattttaacTCTCCGTTCTGTCACTCCCTCCCACAGTGGACTGTACAGCTGTACAGCCCATAATGACCTTGGAACGGGAAAGTCACAGGAATTCGAGGTCAAAGTCATGT ACGCTCCAAAAGATGTAAAGATCGACATATCCCTGCTTAACTGGAAGAGTCCGGCGAATCTGAGCTGCAGGTGTCACAGCTTTCCTGCCGTCAGCCAGTACCAGTGGTACAAGATTACAGAGGAGGAATCTGACGGGACATGGGTCTCATCTGGTCAAAATTACACAGTTTCCCCAGACAAGCCTGGAATGTACTACTGCACTGCTAAAAATCAAATGGGTCTCCAACGTTCTGAGTCACAAGAAGTGTTTCTTGACC GAGGATTCCTGCGTTTTCTCCCaatcatcctcttcttcctctttggtCTGGTTGCTGTTCTGCTCTTGGGTTTTCTGTGCAG acaAAGACGAAACAAGCCTTTTCAGCAGGGGGCGTCAAACACACGGCCTTGCTGGGGCATCTTTGGTTTTCTG gtcttGCGGAACGGCACCAGGGAGAATCTGGTGAGTGAAAACGGCTTTGTCGGGCCTTGCAGGAGCAGAGATGACCTTTTGCCCGACCGACGGTGTCGTCCGCAGCCCCAGCCCTGCCGGCCTCGTCCAGACAGCAC GCCGGCCTCCAACATCAGCACTGTTTACTGTACTGTGAATTTGCCCAAGGGCAAGCAG GGTCCCTCGCAGCCAGCCAGAGGGCAggacagatccacagaggacgATGCAGTCAACTATGCTTCCTTACACTTTGGGGAACAGAAAAA GAATAGACCGGCTCCAAAAGCAAAAGCGGGTGAAGAAGACGTATATGCTAAAGTGGTGAAGCCAAAGCCACGTCAAAAG GATGCACAGGGAAAGCACGATGTCTACGAGAACATTGGCAAGGCGCGTGCTCAGAAGCAGCCCGTGGCGTCCAACTTTGACTCGGACAGCAGCGAAGAAGACGTAGAGATCAACTACTCGGTGGTGAACTTCAAGGCAAAGTCCGGCAATCAAGGAGGCCACCACAGTCGCACAAAAGGCTACAGCAGCTCagacgaggaagacaagactcAGTACTCTGAGGTCCGGATCTGA